Proteins from one Verrucomicrobiota bacterium genomic window:
- a CDS encoding DUF1553 domain-containing protein — protein sequence GDMDIGRNRNAVLKADSRKRSVYLPIVRDMVPDVLDLFDFAEPSLVVANRDVTTVPSQALFMLNSPFIHENSTALAKRVQTAASDDRARITSAYLTALSRPPTPVELARGESYLKKLSAEPGCSPETAWTTFCQALIASAEFRYIK from the coding sequence CGGCGACATGGACATCGGCCGCAACCGAAACGCCGTCCTCAAGGCGGATTCCCGCAAGCGCAGCGTTTACCTGCCCATCGTTCGCGACATGGTGCCCGACGTGCTCGACCTGTTCGACTTCGCCGAACCCAGCCTCGTGGTGGCAAACCGCGATGTGACCACTGTGCCGTCGCAAGCGTTGTTCATGTTGAACAGCCCGTTCATCCACGAGAACTCCACCGCGCTGGCGAAGCGTGTGCAGACCGCTGCGTCCGATGATCGCGCGCGAATCACGAGCGCGTATCTGACCGCGCTCTCGCGCCCGCCAACCCCCGTCGAACTCGCGCGCGGCGAGAGTTACTTGAAGAAGTTGTCCGCCGAGCCGGGTTGTTCGCCCGAGACCGCGTGGACGACCTTTTGCCAGGCCTTGATAGCGAGCGCCGAGTTCAGGTATATCAAATAG
- a CDS encoding DUF1501 domain-containing protein, with amino-acid sequence MSTNRPFDCSQVQPLVLTRRDMLKGAGAGFGYLAFAGLCAEAAAPYQSPLLPKAPHFTPKAKRIIFLAMQGGPSHLDTFDYKPKLIADAGKAGDKGKLVAPVAEFKQRGQSGLWISDAFSKVAEHADDICLLRGMTTDIPNHPQAFVQMHTGSARFVRPSMGAWTLYGLGTENQNLPGFITIAAPVALGGAQNYGSAFLPASFQGTRIDQPAGNASAKPAKGNAAMATEGIGNIRNPRLSEKAQREQLDLVQSMNRDLLTGGANPEVEGVIQSYELAFRMQAEIPKVMDFRKESAATLQSYGIGGGPTEGFGKQCLMARRFAEAGVRFIEVCHQGWDHHNGLKTRLNGSSAAVDQPIAALLADLKRRDMLKDTLVIWGGEFGRTPTNGSADGRGHNAKGYTMWMAGGGVKGGYSHGATDDHGGTAVEDKTHVHDMHATALHLLGLDHEKLTYRYAGRDFRLTDVHGHVAQKVIA; translated from the coding sequence ATGAGCACCAACCGCCCGTTTGATTGTTCCCAGGTGCAGCCCCTCGTTTTGACCCGCCGCGACATGCTCAAAGGCGCGGGCGCGGGTTTCGGCTACCTCGCGTTTGCAGGGTTGTGCGCCGAGGCCGCCGCGCCGTATCAGAGCCCGCTGCTGCCCAAGGCCCCGCACTTCACGCCCAAGGCCAAACGCATCATTTTCCTCGCGATGCAGGGCGGGCCTTCGCACCTCGACACTTTCGACTACAAGCCCAAGCTCATCGCCGACGCAGGCAAGGCCGGGGACAAGGGCAAGCTCGTCGCGCCCGTCGCAGAGTTCAAGCAGCGCGGCCAGAGCGGTCTGTGGATTTCCGACGCATTTTCAAAAGTCGCCGAACACGCCGACGACATCTGCCTGCTTCGCGGCATGACCACGGACATCCCGAACCACCCGCAGGCCTTCGTCCAAATGCACACCGGCAGCGCGCGATTCGTGCGGCCCTCGATGGGCGCGTGGACGCTTTACGGACTCGGCACCGAGAATCAGAACCTGCCCGGCTTCATCACCATCGCCGCGCCCGTCGCGCTGGGCGGCGCGCAGAACTACGGGAGCGCGTTCCTGCCCGCGTCGTTCCAGGGCACGCGCATCGACCAACCCGCCGGCAACGCCTCGGCCAAGCCCGCGAAGGGCAACGCGGCCATGGCCACCGAGGGCATCGGCAACATCCGCAACCCGCGCTTGTCCGAGAAGGCCCAGCGCGAGCAGCTCGACTTGGTGCAGTCCATGAACCGCGACTTGCTCACCGGCGGTGCAAACCCCGAGGTCGAAGGCGTCATCCAGTCCTACGAACTCGCGTTCCGCATGCAGGCTGAAATCCCGAAGGTCATGGACTTCCGCAAGGAATCCGCCGCGACCCTGCAATCGTATGGCATCGGCGGCGGGCCGACCGAAGGCTTCGGCAAGCAATGCCTCATGGCGCGGCGGTTCGCCGAAGCAGGCGTGCGCTTCATCGAGGTCTGCCACCAGGGCTGGGACCACCACAACGGCCTGAAGACCCGGCTCAACGGCAGCAGCGCCGCGGTGGACCAGCCCATCGCCGCGTTGCTCGCCGACCTCAAGCGCCGCGACATGCTCAAGGACACGCTCGTCATCTGGGGCGGTGAATTCGGCCGCACGCCGACCAACGGCTCGGCCGACGGCCGCGGCCACAACGCGAAGGGCTACACCATGTGGATGGCCGGCGGCGGCGTGAAGGGCGGCTACTCGCACGGCGCGACCGACGACCACGGCGGCACGGCGGTCGAGGACAA